The Wansuia hejianensis genomic interval GCTGACCACAGCGGCTCCCTGGCTGAACTTACCATTTTTTGTCGGCCCCATCAACGGTATTGCCGTATCCTTTATTATATATATTATTTTAGCAAAGCTCATTAAAAAAGGAGGAACACAGTGAGAAAGATTGGTTTACACGAAATTGAAGACATCGCCCTCGGCGCCGCCCTGCTGGGCGCAGGCGGAGGCGGCGATCCCTACATCGGCAAGCTGGTGGCCATGAGTGCGATCCGTGAATGCGGACCTGTCACTCTGCTCAGCCCTGAAGAAGTGCCGGACGACGCTCTGATTGTCCCCATCGCCATGATGGGAGCGCCTACCATATTAAGCGAAAAAGGAATCGGCGGAAAAGAATATCAGGTTTTGTATGACACCGTTTCTCAGTTCTATGGCAAGCCCGTTTACGCGTTTATGCCCATAGAGGCCGGCGGCGTCAACTCCATGCTCCCCATAGCCGCAGCCGCCCGCCTGAACCTTCCTCTGGTGGACGTGGACGGCATGGGACGGGCATTTCCGGAGCTTCAGATGGTGACCTTTACCATCGGCGGACTTTCAGCAACACCTATGGCTCTGACTGATGAAAAGGGCAATCATGTGATTTTCCGCACCATAACGAATAAGTGGACCGAAGAACTGGCCCGGGCGGTCACTATGGCATGCGGCGGTTCCGTATCCGTATCCCTGTTCACCATGAACGGAAAGCAGATGAAACAGTACGGCGTTCACGGGATTGTCACCCGCAGTGAACGGCTGGGAGCGGCCATCCGCAAAGTTAAAGAAATACAGGAAGGCACTCCCGAGGATAATTTTCTGGAGTTCTCGCAGGGAATACGCCTGTTTAAAGGAAAAATCACCGATGTTCTGCGAGAGACCCGCGGCGCCTTTAATTTCGGCCGCGTGATGCTGGACGGCACTGGCAGCGCGAAGGGGCATCAGGCCTCCGTCACCTTCCAGAATGAAAACCTCTGCGCGGAGGTGGACGGCAAAATCGTCGGAACCACTCCAGACCTGATCTGCCTGGTAGACACAGAAACCTTTGCCCCCATACCTACCGACGCCCTGAAATACGGCAAACGTGTGATGGTAATAGGCCTTCAGTGCTTTCCTCTCTGGAGAACCCCCGAAGGGCTTGAGCTTGTCGGCCCCCGTTACTTCGGAATTGATACTGATTACATCCCCATCGAACAACGCGCAAAGGAGGGCTGCTGAATATGTATAAGCTTGGTATAGATGTAGGAGGCACAAATACCGACGCCGTACTGATTGATGAAGAACGCCGTGTGGTGGCCGAAATCAAGAACCCAACCACCGGTGATATCTATGAAGGAATCATGGGCGCCGTCCGCACGCTGCTGGACCA includes:
- a CDS encoding DUF917 domain-containing protein codes for the protein MRKIGLHEIEDIALGAALLGAGGGGDPYIGKLVAMSAIRECGPVTLLSPEEVPDDALIVPIAMMGAPTILSEKGIGGKEYQVLYDTVSQFYGKPVYAFMPIEAGGVNSMLPIAAAARLNLPLVDVDGMGRAFPELQMVTFTIGGLSATPMALTDEKGNHVIFRTITNKWTEELARAVTMACGGSVSVSLFTMNGKQMKQYGVHGIVTRSERLGAAIRKVKEIQEGTPEDNFLEFSQGIRLFKGKITDVLRETRGAFNFGRVMLDGTGSAKGHQASVTFQNENLCAEVDGKIVGTTPDLICLVDTETFAPIPTDALKYGKRVMVIGLQCFPLWRTPEGLELVGPRYFGIDTDYIPIEQRAKEGC